A window of Mus musculus strain C57BL/6J chromosome 3, GRCm38.p6 C57BL/6J genomic DNA:
atcccaaatcactcacaagaaacggccTTGATGCAAACCGCAAGAAGACTTTTTATTCCAGGTGCgctctggggcccacagtcatacaccacacagaggTAGAGGACTATGGACCCCGAGTAGCTGGGGAagtgggtatttaaaggaaaaaaccacaacccAAGGGGGTAGGGAGAGCGTTATTGGAAAATGTCAAAAATACCAGTGAAAAATCACAAGGGGGTACTAAAAATCACAAGGGGAAACTCCCTGCTCCTCAAGAttgttctcaagattttaatctaacttttgtggtGGTTAACCTACATTTTTGGTGCTAGGGAGTCTGAATTTTTCCTGGTTTTTCAGGATAAGAGGAATGCGTAGACTATAGCAATGCAAGGTAGCTAGAGTTTACAACTTATTATATGTTTTATGTAGTATACATAGAAAAGAGTTCATAGACTTCCTTACATGAAAACATGATTGAGAAGTGTTTGACATGAAAATGCTAACTACCCTGATATgatcagcacacacatacattcatgtattCCCAGAACTTAAAAAACTGACATGGAAAGATTTTGAGTTAAagtctagcctggactacatagcaagccCTGTCTCTAATCAGTTAACTggctaattaactaattaaatgaGAAACAAATCCAATTAAGATTATTAACTGAAATTATTGGAACTTTTATCCTTTGACAGAATATAGTAAGTTCAAAATGTAGTCAACCATACAGAACTTACACCAAGACTCTTTAGACAAAGGGATTTCTGAAATTAAAGAGTTTATTGAGATAACAGGAACGAGACACGCTAGCAATTGAAAACATGTGCAACAGATCTAAAAGCTAGGAGTAAATTGATAATCAGAACTGGAGGAAGGAAAGCATGAACTGTTTACACTGAACCTGCCCTGGCTACACAAAAGAGGGACAGGGTAAAGTGAGTTGAAGATGGTGGGGGTGGGACTTGATGACAATTTGTAAGGAGTACTGCTACTTCTGAGCTGATTGAGGTCCACGGTATGGATAGGTTCCATGTACACAAGGTGCAGTGGTACCTACAGCTCCGGTATTTATCCTCAAGTGCAGCCCCGCCATGCTAGCTAACTTCCCTTATCCCTGTCCCCATCCTTTAGATCTTATATTTAAACTTTGGCCCACTCAGAATGTTTTTCTTAGACGGCATAAACTTATACAAAGCAGCGTGTACAGCAACTCGGCATGAACAGAGGGCAACGGGAATGTTGCTGTTCTCACGTAAACGCCAAATAGACCATCCACATTCTAATTctgggaacaaaaacaaaacaaaatctctaaCTTTGAGATTTTCCAACTACAGTTTATAACACCCACAAAATGCAGTTTTTGATTTGAAAGAAATTCAATATGGAAATTAGCAAGAAAAGCACATAAGACCATCGTAAGTCAATAATATGACTTCTTTTTAAAGTGTTATAGTTTCGGATGTATTCTCTATTCTTTAAGGCATTGTTAAGATCATCGCATTTTACCTACCTATCTGCATGCACTCATATGAATGTAGTAGGCATGTGTCCTGTGCTGAGCTGGTGGCGGTAACAGGAAAACCCAAGGCTCTATCCCTACTTTTTACCTCGATTGGTAACAGATCTCTTTTTACCATTCACTGCTGTGAATACTAGGCTGCTTAGTCCAGTGTCTTCCAGGGATTCCGTCTACATCTACCAATATCATCATCGGCACAGGGGTTTTAAATACACACTGCCATGCCCGACTAACATttatcctaaagatgcaaactcagaTCGTCACACTGATACAGCAGAAACTTTTCTCACTGAACTTTTTCTCAGCCCTTTTCCAGTTTAGAGGAGCAACTATTACCAggaatggtggcatatgcctgtagtcccagcacctgaAGGGTCGGAAGTTCAAAAGGCGAACATATCTATTTTATTCTTCAGGATAAAAGTAGTTACTCCATCAATTACTTTGATCTTTTTCAAATTAACTACTAGCTTCTATAAAGTAAACCAATTTTTTTCTGCTTAATACAAAAAAATGCTGTCTCTCGAGATTAAGATCCTACAAATGCTGATTTTTCTCACCAAATGGTACATTGTTAGCATATTCAAAATAACATATTATTaacatttttgaattttttttggctttgtggtttgggtttggttgtaggagacagggtttctctaggtagccctggctgtcctggaactccatgtgaagaccagaatggccttgaactcacagagacagcacctgcttctggctcccaagggctagaattaaaggcatgcaccaccactgcccagcttttgcttttttgaaattttaagacAAACCTGAAGGCTATGTTTTCAAAGTTAGGACTCGCTACATATTCCAAGTTAGGGAAACCTCAAACATTTACTAAAATTAGGATCTAGACCCAGCTGGAATGTTTATGCTACAAAATCCCTTATAtttttatagtaaatatattgATTTATATTGTTCTTCAAATACATGTCATCAACTTATTTCTGATTTAATCATATTCCACGAACTGGACTTAGGGGTATTTTAAAGTATTGAGAGCTTATTTTTGTAATCCAACAACTTTATCCAAAAATGCAGAAAAtttctctggctgtccaggaggaTAACATTTCAATGTTGATAAATCCATTGACTGTAACAGCTCAGGAAGCATGCTGCAGGTACAGTAGAAGAGATGGCCTTCTTTGTGCAACTGCTTTGCCAGTTCAAACTGATGATTGTTCATTAACTTTTCATTCACAACTACCACAAGTGGTTTGCCTTTCTCCAGACTCTCCAAACAGCTTCCTGCACCTGCATGGCTAATGACAAGGTCGGCTTGCTGAAGGTCTTCTTTCAAAGAGTCCTTATATCTGTAAACATCCAGAGTGAATGACTCAGTACTGAATGGCTCAGGCACCACAGTGCCTCTACCAATTTGGAGGACAAGTTGGTTGTAACCCAGATTCTTGAGGATCTGAACGCTATCGTGGGCAACCACTCGAGCGATGAGGTCGTCGAAACTGGTGGTCCCGACGGTCACAAACACTCTCTTCATCGCAGGTTCCAGATATAATATGACTTCTAAAGGCAAAATGCACTTTTAAATATGCTGCTTTTGGTAATCTAAGTCTCAACCTAGGCattatttaaagaaatttaaatacaTATGAATTTCtgtcccccaccaaaaaaaaaaaaaaaaaaaccctcactaagacactaAAGCATGTGTGAAATAAGTTAGCGGTTAGCCATACCATCTGGCCCATTACCATGATTTGTAACATGTATGCTTAAGCCTGCATTAAGCATGCACTGATATTTTTCTAAAAACCCACTATACTTCTGATCTGCCACAATTTCTCTTGGAGAAAGGCTGTACTCTATGCAGTGTGATTATATTCAAATCCTACCTTGAAATCTTTCCAACAGGAATGAGGAAGGAAAATTACAAAATTCTCAACagttttgatttttgacaaaaaaaaaaaaacagttaactAGACTAAGATGAGGGCTTAAGATCTCAAGGCTTCTACCATTGTGGACCTACAGAGAAGAGTAATTTACAGAAAGCCTGGACCACTGCTGAGCTGCCCCAGGGGATGTGCTCGCTGTGCCAAGGTAAGGTTTGCCTGGACATCTCATGCTCTCATTAAAACAGCTGAAAGGCGTGTCACTTCCTAAAATAAAACTGTTTACCTGATCACCATCCTATACACGGAACAAAGATATCTCAACAGGAGTTCACATATAACCA
This region includes:
- the Glt28d2 gene encoding glycosyltransferase 28 domain containing 1-like, whose product is MKRVFVTVGTTSFDDLIARVVAHDSVQILKNLGYNQLVLQIGRGTVVPEPFSTESFTLDVYRYKDSLKEDLQQADLVISHAGAGSCLESLEKGKPLVVVVNEKLMNNHQFELAKQLHKEGHLFYCTCSMLPELLQSMDLSTLKCYPPGQPEKFSAFLDKVVGLQK